In Camelina sativa cultivar DH55 chromosome 17, Cs, whole genome shotgun sequence, the genomic stretch aaatatcatttcactaaattctctaaagatgaaaccattagtatgaaatctaacactataaattaaattgatgagtgaaaaccaaacaaaatataagttatccttggggttttaaaaattattgagattgaagaattcatatattttataagaaaactaatttagtttgtcacttcaaaagtaatattttttattttgaaatattgtgcaagtgttgagtttatatcaacaaacaaccaaatcacgTGAATTTTGATttagccacttggtattccttttattttaggttataaaaaattaaaatatttatttataattaaagacatgtaactccatttaactcaaatgtaactcctatccaataattgtacattaattcattcctcctactaacttatttatctttcaagagaaaatttttttggttaaattttaatattttttatttattttggttggctaaacttatattcatattttggttggctaaattaatatatttctcatgtaaaattattgtttataagatatttctcatttcaaagtttaaagcaaaatatcatatttataagggtgagttactagaatattacataaaagcttcctttttacaaaagtaacacacaattgtgggtaattactagaataaacTCTGTATCCTTAATACCCCTGAAACCAGTGttgggaaaaaacgtaattacggctaatgccattagtaaaaaaaaaaaaaacattggaaactGGGACTAAGCctaccgatcctttgatggtagatttatacaggtggactgattaaaggtgtacgtcagatatttttggtacacttagttgtagtgctgGTACACTTTACCATCgacgtagatggtacacttagttgtagtgttggtacacttatcggtcgaCGTATATGAAATCGTTTcgttagattaagttggtagagGAATTTCCTTTTGATGATAGACTTTTGTTTTTAGCGCGTGTAGCAGCAAACGTAAAAGGGTgaaaagatatttatggtagactaatggcctgttgcgacagatttatgcgacagccttctctcgttacagatatttttggtatactttgtttgttttttgaaattgttttcaTAGTGTTGTGGTCGGCttcttgtccgtggtagatttagtaagcaagattgacagctgtaaagtcttaccagaataacacgaatttgtttgagctggcaaagacagtctagcgatgcgatagacttattggatgAAGATCTAAACACCTTTCCTGTTCTTCCGAtctatggtgttcatgtaataaagtttgtagcagattcatcaatcgtgttctgtttgtcggccggagcaaacgtctttttcctactctATTTCGTAAATCTTTCCTCTcggttcatccatggaagagcaagatatcATTTTGGCGTGTGGGAGGTGGAGGGTAGACAAAAAGTGATGGTTGTTTGATGTTGATACTACAAAAGGGTCCAGGATTATAGTTGCCGATAAATAAACGAAGTTTGAAGACTTTACTGCTATGGTGTACGATGACTTTGGTTTCTGTGAAAGAACTTCCGCCATAAAGTTGAGCTATATGttagatagatataaaaaaagcgGATGTTATATGCCACCGGTGATTGTTTCGAATGGTCGGCAGTTTCAGAACTTTCTCAAACAGCATAGGAGTGAACTCATCCGGCTATGCGTTGAGATCGAAGCTAAATCTNNNNNNNNNNNNNNNNNNNNNNNNNNNNNNNNNNNNNNNNNNNNNNNNNNNNNNNNNNNNNNNNNNNNNNNNNNNNNNNNNNNNNNNNNNNNNNNNNNNNNNNNNNNNNNNNNNNNNNNNNNNNNNNNNNNNNNNNNNNNNNNNNNNNNNNNNNNNNNNNNNNNNNNNNNNNNNNNNNNNNNNNNNNNNNNNNNNNNNNNNNNNNNNNNNNNNNNNNNNNNNNNNNNNNNNNNNNNNNNNNNNNNNNNNNNNNNNNNNNNNNNNNNNNNNNNNNNNNNNNNNNNNNNNNNNNNNNNNNNNNNNNNNNNNNNNNNNNNNNNNNNNNNNNNNNNNNNNNNNNNNNNNNNNNNNNNNNNNNNNNNNNNNNNNNNNNNNNNNNNNNNNNNNNNNNNNNNNNNNNNNNNNNNNNNNNNNNNNNNNNNNNNNNNNNNNNNNNNNNNNNNNNNNNNNNNNNNNNNNNNNNNNNNNNNNNNNNNNNNNNNNNNNNNNNNNNNNNNNNNNNNNNNNNNNNNNNNNNNNNNNNNNNNNNNNNNNNNNNNNNNNNNNNNNNNNNNNNNNNNNNNNNNNNNNNNNNNNNNNNNNNNNNNNNNNNNNNNNNNNNNNNNNNNNNNNNNNNNNNNNNNNNNNNNNNNNNNNNNNNNNNNNNNNNNNNNNNNNNNNNNNNNNNNNNNNNNNNNNNNNNNNNNNNNNNNNNNNNNNNNNNNNNNNNNNNNNNNNNNNNNNNNNNNNNNNNNNNNNNNNNNNNNNNNNNNNNNNNNNNNNNNNNNNNNNNNNNNNNNNNNNNNNNNNNNNNNNNNNNNNNNNNNNNNNNNNNNNNNNNNNNNNNNNNNNNNNNNNNNNNNNNNNNNNNNNNNNNNNNNNNNNNNNNNNNNNNNNNNNNNNNNNNNNNNNNNNNNNNNNNNNNNNNNNNNNNNNNNNNNNNNNNNNNNNNNNNNNNNNNNNNNNNNNNNNNNNNNNNNNNNNNNNNNNNNNNNNNNNNNNNNNNNNNNNNNNNNNNNNNNNNNNNNNNNNNNNNNNNNNNNNNNNNNNNNNNNNNNNNNNNNNNNNNNNNNNNNNNNNNNNNNNNNNNNNNNNNNNNNNNNNNNNNNNNNNNNNNNNNNNNNNNNNNNNNNNNNNNNNNNNNNNNNNNNNNNNNNNNNNNNNNNNNNNNNNNNNNNNNNNNNNNNNNNNNNNNNNNNNNNNNNNNNNNNNNNNNNNNNNNNNNNNNNNNNNNNNNNNNNNNNNNNNNNNNNNNNNNNNNNNNNNNNNNNNNNNNNNNNNNNNNNNNNNNNNNNNNNNNNNNNNNNNNNNNNNNNNNNACACAGAATCAAATAACCGTACCCGCAAGACTAACTCTGCAGCTGATGCAATTGAGAAGGAGGTTCGCAAAATAGAAAACGGAGGTGGTGATATTGCTGTGGGGGATAAGTTTGATAGCAAAGAAACGTTGGTGGCAAGGTTGAGGGTGATGAGTGTATTAGATAAATATGATTACAATGTTCGATATTCAACGCCCAGTTTGTTAATCGTTGAGTGTTGAGTAAAAGGTTGTAAATGGAGAATACGGGCTACAACCATGGGTGATTCGCCGGTGTTTCATATTCGCAAATATTGTCGTGAACATACTTGCTCTGTTACGGAACGATATGGCCGTAGCCGTAATGCTAAACCACCAATCCTAGCTCAATTATACAAGGATCATGTTGGTGGTGTGGGAGGTTATGTTGTACCAAATCTTGTTGGGGATGGGCTCAACCTACGATATGGTGTACAGGTTGGCTACTGGAAtactttaatatgtttgttttatggttgGCTCTATGTATGTGATGGTTTATAGGGTGTACAAACAGATCATAGCTTAAGTTTGTTGGTTTTGTCAGAAATTAGTTGATTCTATGGCCTGCactgcacatatatataattcgatCTAGTTGATATTGTTTAGTGCTGATGTCTTTTACTgaccattttcatataatagcTTGGCTACTGGAAGGCACATCATACACTTATAAAGGCGCGGGAGTATGTTAGGGGTACACCTGAAAGTGGATACGCTGAATTACCGGCATATTTATACAGGCTGAGGTCCTCTAATCCGGGGACCCTTACTAGACTGGTCGTTGATGCAGAAGACAGATTCAAGTATGTTTTCATTGCGATTGCTGGATGCATTAAGGGTTTCAGGTATATGCGGaaagttgtagttgtagatggAACCTTTTTGAAAGGTGAATTCAAAGGGACTCTTCTGATAGCGACAACACAAGAtgggaattttaatattttccctcTGGCGTATGCGGTTGTTGATACAGAGAACGACGTGTCGTGGGAATGGTTCTTTACTCAATTAAGTAGTGTAATTCctgatgatgaagagcttgCACTGATATCTGACCGGCATAAATCTATTGGTAAAGCTATCGCTAAAGTGTACCCCCTGGCAAGTCGAGGAATCTGCACTTATCATCTTCACAAGAATATTATCCTGAGATTTAGTTGGAGCTAAACATTCCGGCTGGTAAAAAAAGCAGCTGCAGCATACCGTGTAGTTGATTTCGAAGAAATCTTCCAGCAAATTCAAGAAGCGAATCCGCAACTGCATGCTTACTTGGTTCGTGCAGATGTAACCAAGTGGAGCAGGGCGCACTTTCCTGGTGATAGGTACAACTTCACCACGAGCAACATTGCAGAATTGCTAAACAAAGTACTGAATCATGTGAGAGCCTATCCCATTGTAGAGTTATTAGAAGCTGTTCGGAATATGTTGACACGTTGGTTTGCTACAAGGAGAAAACAAGCTGCCGCAATGCCAACTTTACTCACCAAAGGAGTGGAGAACCTGTTACAGGTGTGAGATTCATTAACATATCAAtcgatatatatgttaatgaAAGGCCTGGAAAATGTTAGTGGAtatgttgtgttgttttggttATATGAACTTACGCTTTCATTTACTCATAGGCACGTATTGAACATTCAAGGCGTCTAAAGGTTCAAGAAATTGATGAAGATCGATTTGAAGTAAGTGGTGGTACCTCAACGCATGTTGTCAATCTGAGGTATAAGAGGTGTTCATGTAGGCGTTTTGATCTAGAGAGGATGCCATGCGTACATGCTATCGCAGCCGCATATACGGCCAACATATCAGTTATAAACCAGCACCATCCATACTTCCGCAGAGACAGCCTCTGCAGTGGGTATGCGGAGGCGATAATGCCGATAGATACATCCTGCATCGTTCCTACTGATATTACACCGTCTAGATGTAAACCGCCTTTTGTTAGGAATCCTCCAGGAAGGCCAAAGATGTCGAGGATGAAGTCTTTTGTCGAGGTTGCGTTGGAGACGAAGCGGCCCCGCAAACAGCATGCTTCTCAGTGTCAACATGTTGGCCACAACCGTACAACATGTCCAGCTAATACGTAGTGCATGGGCGACAATAGACGTGTTATCTTTTCTTGGCGTGTGAggataatacttttttttcctaagtGCCAACATAGCTTTTTGTAACATGTTTAT encodes the following:
- the LOC104759953 gene encoding uncharacterized protein LOC104759953, with protein sequence MGDSPVFHIRKYCREHTCSVTERYGRSRNAKPPILAQLYKDHVGGVGGYVVPNLVGDGLNLRYGVQLGYWKAHHTLIKAREYVRGTPESGYAELPAYLYRLRSSNPGTLTRLVVDAEDRFKYVFIAIAGCIKGFRYMRKVVVVDGTFLKGEFKGTLLIATTQDGNFNIFPLAYAVVDTENDVSWEWFFTQLSSVIPDDEELALISDRHKSIAAAYRVVDFEEIFQQIQEANPQLHAYLVRADVTKWSRAHFPGDRYNFTTSNIAELLNKVLNHVRAYPIVELLEAVRNMLTRWFATRRKQAAAMPTLLTKGVENLLQARIEHSRRLKVQEIDEDRFEVSGGTSTHVVNLRYKRCSCRRFDLERMPCVHAIAAAYTANISVINQHHPYFRRDSLCSGYAEAIMPIDTSCIVPTDITPSRCKPPFVRNPPGRPKMSRMKSFVEVALETKRPRKQHASQCQHVGHNRTTCPANT